A window of Cohnella herbarum contains these coding sequences:
- a CDS encoding cache domain-containing sensor histidine kinase: MRLFQTLRFKLTILYLVFIVTPFIISAFALPYYIQGLLSSETQKLTSGTLNALSRNIETYLDDLDRLSTSPYLSDDVMTALKLKANHRYQTANAYTRLKTDRALTGTLPNYLINTRPDILSTIIIPNTGPAYLTSKDYRIGVKEDFAFQEEDWYKDALQANGKAVFTSAHTQNYLINSEAQQVFSVARLIKDPDTRQPLAVILADADKKILEKITKDITFNVSSTVVILDENQNVLYSNHELPGELQAGLASFKSKDVYESASYNGVSRNISSSNWKIVVFLSNDELKSKVQWIYIIAFLLSAGALLVTFGVFVYFSRWIVKPFKKMNHIMNKVKKGDMSERFLTRGRDEIAQLGISLNNMISRLDELINQEFRSKLAQQNAEFRALQSQIQPHFLYNTLNGFIGLNREGQTKKLETAILSLSTMMRYSLEDNQHTTIEREFQFLEKYCLLQQVRFQEKLTARIHFDEELSNVSLPKMLIQPLVENAIIHGIEPDDKNNSVSITAAAIQENGVRIVRIAVSDDGVGFDSRIPFNETQIGLVNVMARLQMNYPDSTFHIESRPGTGTTITIKIPLGVIEL, from the coding sequence ATGAGGTTATTTCAGACGCTTCGCTTCAAGTTAACGATACTCTACCTTGTTTTCATCGTAACGCCCTTTATCATCTCTGCGTTTGCGCTACCCTATTATATCCAAGGGCTGCTTTCTAGCGAAACCCAGAAACTTACGAGCGGAACTTTGAATGCGCTTTCGCGGAATATCGAAACCTACTTGGACGATCTCGATCGGCTGTCGACCTCTCCTTACCTGAGCGACGACGTCATGACCGCCTTAAAGCTTAAAGCTAACCACCGCTATCAAACCGCTAACGCATATACGCGCTTGAAGACCGATCGGGCATTGACGGGAACGCTGCCGAACTACTTGATCAATACCCGGCCGGACATTCTAAGCACGATAATCATTCCGAATACCGGACCCGCGTATTTAACGAGCAAGGACTATCGGATCGGCGTAAAAGAAGACTTTGCTTTCCAGGAAGAAGACTGGTACAAAGATGCTTTGCAGGCGAACGGGAAAGCCGTATTTACAAGCGCGCATACGCAGAATTATCTGATCAACAGCGAAGCGCAGCAGGTATTTTCCGTTGCCCGGCTAATTAAGGATCCCGACACCCGGCAGCCCCTTGCCGTCATTTTGGCGGATGCCGATAAGAAAATTCTGGAGAAGATTACGAAAGACATCACGTTTAACGTCTCCTCGACGGTCGTTATCCTGGACGAGAATCAGAACGTGCTCTATTCCAATCACGAGTTGCCGGGTGAACTGCAAGCCGGGTTGGCGAGTTTCAAATCGAAGGACGTTTATGAAAGCGCATCCTACAACGGAGTTTCGAGGAACATAAGCTCATCGAATTGGAAGATCGTCGTGTTCCTCTCGAATGACGAGCTTAAATCCAAGGTCCAGTGGATCTATATTATCGCTTTCCTGCTATCGGCGGGAGCGCTTCTCGTTACGTTCGGAGTATTCGTATACTTCTCGCGTTGGATCGTTAAACCGTTCAAGAAAATGAACCACATCATGAATAAAGTCAAAAAAGGCGACATGTCAGAACGGTTCTTGACTAGAGGCCGGGATGAGATCGCGCAGTTAGGCATCTCTCTGAACAACATGATCTCGCGCCTGGACGAACTAATCAATCAAGAGTTCCGTTCCAAGCTCGCTCAGCAGAACGCCGAATTCCGCGCTCTTCAATCGCAAATTCAGCCCCATTTTCTATATAACACTTTAAACGGTTTTATCGGTTTGAACCGCGAGGGACAGACGAAGAAATTAGAAACCGCGATCTTGTCCCTTAGCACGATGATGCGATATAGCTTGGAGGATAACCAGCATACGACGATCGAAAGGGAGTTTCAATTTCTGGAGAAATATTGTCTTTTGCAACAAGTCCGCTTTCAAGAAAAATTGACTGCGAGGATCCATTTCGATGAAGAGTTGTCTAACGTCTCCTTGCCGAAAATGCTTATTCAACCGCTTGTCGAGAACGCGATTATACACGGCATCGAACCCGACGATAAAAATAACTCCGTCTCGATTACCGCTGCCGCGATCCAAGAAAACGGGGTTAGAATCGTTCGAATCGCCGTCTCGGACGATGGCGTAGGTTTCGATTCTCGAATTCCATTCAATGAGACTCAGATCGGACTTGTTAACGTTATGGCTAGGCTTCAGATGAATTATCCGGATTCCACCTTCCATATCGAAAGCCGTCCCGGAACCGGAACGACAATTACCATCAAGATCCCGCTAGGAGTGATAGAGCTATGA
- a CDS encoding ABC transporter substrate-binding protein: MKRSKWLLLAFTLLLTWTLAACGSNNNDKASNPPSASANASESPSESPSASASDKPDEKQVTLNVTTNINDQQAKVLEEIARAFEQENPNIKVEFSAPGAEYENIMKVKMASNSMPDVFSTHGWSKIRYADYLADLKDEAWVGQIDDAIKPAVTDEAGKVYVLPMDQDKSGPVYNADVLEKYGIAVPTTWDEMMQAAETIKTKSNGEVTAFHIGGADSWPIGQFFDFFATPAFISAADNNASQFLDGTFDWAQFDKLPQMFLDLQTKGYLNKDVLTAKYTDSAKAFAEGKAAFGIYGPYLIDEARKINPNLKGGLMPIPSIAAGDQPTLAGGEKSTWGVWKDSPNIDAAKKLVAFYAKPENIAKVATSQILPPGLKGVTIDAGDLTDDFEQYKDLRVIPYFDRVYLPNGMWDVMCKNGQDLLAGGITVREYSENMKQEYERLRSAQQ, translated from the coding sequence ATGAAAAGATCAAAATGGCTTCTGCTCGCTTTCACGCTTTTGCTGACTTGGACGTTAGCGGCATGCGGTTCCAACAACAACGACAAGGCGTCGAATCCGCCTAGCGCTTCGGCCAACGCCAGCGAATCTCCGAGCGAATCTCCAAGCGCTTCCGCATCGGATAAGCCCGACGAGAAACAAGTCACTTTAAACGTTACGACGAACATTAACGATCAGCAAGCGAAAGTACTGGAGGAAATCGCTAGAGCTTTCGAACAGGAGAATCCGAACATCAAGGTCGAGTTTTCCGCTCCGGGCGCCGAATACGAGAATATCATGAAGGTGAAAATGGCGTCCAACTCGATGCCTGACGTGTTCTCCACGCACGGATGGTCCAAAATCCGTTATGCCGACTATTTGGCGGATTTGAAAGACGAAGCATGGGTAGGACAAATCGACGATGCTATCAAACCGGCGGTAACGGACGAAGCGGGCAAAGTTTACGTGCTTCCGATGGATCAGGACAAATCCGGCCCGGTCTACAATGCGGATGTATTGGAGAAATACGGCATCGCGGTACCGACGACTTGGGATGAAATGATGCAAGCCGCCGAAACGATCAAAACGAAAAGCAACGGGGAAGTGACCGCATTCCATATCGGCGGCGCGGATTCGTGGCCGATCGGTCAATTTTTCGACTTCTTCGCGACGCCGGCGTTCATTAGCGCCGCGGACAACAATGCGAGCCAATTCCTGGACGGTACTTTCGATTGGGCTCAATTCGACAAGCTGCCGCAAATGTTCCTTGATCTGCAGACGAAAGGATATCTGAATAAGGATGTTCTGACCGCGAAATACACCGATTCCGCGAAAGCTTTCGCGGAAGGCAAAGCCGCCTTCGGTATTTACGGCCCGTATTTGATTGACGAAGCGAGGAAAATCAATCCGAATCTTAAAGGCGGCCTCATGCCGATTCCATCGATCGCCGCTGGCGACCAACCTACGTTGGCGGGTGGGGAGAAATCGACTTGGGGCGTATGGAAAGATTCCCCGAATATCGATGCGGCCAAGAAACTCGTCGCTTTCTATGCTAAGCCGGAGAATATCGCCAAAGTCGCGACTTCGCAAATCCTGCCGCCGGGGTTGAAAGGCGTTACGATCGATGCCGGCGATTTGACCGACGACTTCGAGCAATACAAAGACCTCCGCGTCATTCCGTACTTCGACCGCGTCTACCTGCCTAACGGAATGTGGGACGTTATGTGCAAGAACGGCCAAGATTTACTGGCCGGCGGGATCACGGTACGCGAATATTCGGAGAACATGAAGCAAGAGTACGAGCGCCTTCGTTCGGCTCAGCAATAG
- a CDS encoding carbohydrate ABC transporter permease: MPSSQPYRNSQTTAKAGFIRKYFQSASALNLMYLPALLLFGVFILYPLAKGVQISFTNWDGYSQHYASAGLKKYSQMFNDKKIITTFKNTLIYGIGSTVLQNLLGLAYALFLDRKIRGLGFARTVVYMPVIISPLIMGYIFYFIFQYDGGALNDLVALFGQETVDWLSSGPRAVWIITFINTYQYMGIAMIIYLGGLQSISKEYYEAAQMEGARWWSQFANVTWPLLAPAITVNIVLNIIGGLKLFDVVVALTNGGPGYASQSLSTMMYNLYFARQDAGYAAALGNVMFLFISILSLTVLFILRRREVRM, encoded by the coding sequence ATGCCGTCCTCGCAACCGTACCGCAACTCACAAACGACGGCCAAAGCCGGCTTTATACGTAAGTACTTTCAATCGGCTTCCGCGCTCAATCTCATGTATTTGCCGGCGCTCTTACTGTTCGGGGTGTTTATTCTGTACCCGCTTGCCAAAGGCGTCCAGATCTCGTTCACGAATTGGGACGGTTATTCGCAGCATTACGCTTCGGCAGGCTTGAAGAAATACTCGCAAATGTTCAACGACAAGAAAATCATAACTACGTTCAAGAACACGTTAATCTACGGTATCGGAAGCACTGTTTTGCAAAACTTGCTCGGACTCGCTTACGCTCTGTTCCTGGATCGAAAAATTCGCGGTTTAGGCTTCGCTCGAACGGTCGTCTATATGCCGGTCATCATAAGCCCGCTGATCATGGGATATATTTTTTACTTCATCTTTCAATACGACGGCGGCGCTCTGAACGACTTGGTAGCTTTGTTCGGCCAAGAAACCGTCGACTGGCTGTCCAGCGGTCCGCGGGCCGTTTGGATCATCACCTTCATCAATACTTATCAATACATGGGAATCGCCATGATTATTTACTTGGGCGGATTGCAGTCCATCTCCAAGGAGTATTACGAAGCCGCTCAAATGGAAGGAGCCAGGTGGTGGTCCCAATTCGCTAACGTGACTTGGCCGCTATTAGCCCCTGCGATTACGGTGAACATCGTCCTGAACATCATCGGAGGACTGAAGCTGTTCGACGTTGTCGTTGCGTTAACGAACGGAGGACCCGGATACGCCTCTCAATCGCTATCGACGATGATGTACAACTTGTATTTCGCCAGGCAGGACGCAGGGTATGCCGCCGCACTCGGGAACGTGATGTTCTTGTTCATCAGCATCCTTAGCTTAACCGTTCTGTTCATCTTGCGCAGAAGGGAAGTGCGCATGTGA
- a CDS encoding carbohydrate ABC transporter permease — MSKVISRLILLLICIVHLVPFYLLLNMSFKPLTDTSSKWQPAAAMSLDNFSSAWNEAHLSRALTSNLIITVCSIVLVVLIGSFAAYPLARHRTKWNNFVYMLSISCLIVPGLTILVPLYKFMVDIGGMNQYWAIILVQVTFALPLTIFLMTGFMGTVPKELDEAALIDGCSRYSIFLRIIMPLLKPIIATIVIVLGVQIWNDYQFSVFFLQKPEVKTIPVALSGFITQYHSNINWVAAGCLVAMLPMTIAYLLLQKYFIKGMADGAVKG; from the coding sequence GTGAGCAAGGTCATAAGCCGTCTTATTCTGTTGCTGATCTGTATCGTTCATCTCGTTCCCTTCTATTTGCTGCTTAACATGTCGTTTAAGCCGTTAACGGATACGAGCAGCAAGTGGCAACCCGCAGCCGCGATGTCCTTGGACAACTTCTCGAGCGCTTGGAACGAAGCTCATCTGTCCCGCGCGCTTACGAGCAATCTGATCATTACCGTTTGCTCTATCGTGCTCGTCGTCCTGATCGGTTCGTTCGCCGCTTATCCGTTGGCCCGCCACCGAACGAAATGGAACAATTTCGTCTACATGCTTAGCATTTCTTGTTTAATTGTCCCGGGTCTTACGATTTTGGTTCCGCTCTACAAATTCATGGTGGATATCGGGGGCATGAACCAATACTGGGCGATCATACTCGTTCAAGTCACCTTCGCTCTGCCGTTGACGATCTTCTTGATGACCGGATTCATGGGGACGGTTCCGAAGGAATTGGATGAAGCGGCTTTGATCGATGGTTGCAGCCGGTATTCCATCTTCTTGAGAATCATTATGCCGCTATTAAAGCCGATCATCGCTACGATCGTTATCGTATTAGGCGTGCAAATATGGAACGATTATCAATTCTCGGTATTTTTCCTTCAGAAACCCGAAGTGAAGACGATTCCGGTCGCGCTTTCGGGGTTCATTACGCAGTATCATAGCAACATTAACTGGGTGGCGGCAGGCTGTCTCGTCGCTATGCTTCCCATGACGATCGCGTACTTGCTGCTGCAGAAATATTTCATTAAGGGAATGGCCGATGGGGCGGTAAAAGGTTAA